The Haladaptatus cibarius D43 genome window below encodes:
- a CDS encoding sugar phosphate isomerase/epimerase family protein, with protein MSGVGSGDVGDSSGGDVGDSSGGDVGGRGVRTGFVTQTHTGEVTWQKAIEEGANLGFDFAELYLDGATERTKLDPAAVRSLADEQGIDLLVHLPFVDVEIGSPREGIREASREEQKACVETAEAMGAEKAVLHASSHATPPEWTREDVEPYLLSAIRELDTFGEEHGVEICVENLPGILFTVHDFDRIFAETDAAMTFDTGHARVDGMDAEDMESFLTAHGDRISHIHVNDARGPADEHVPTGSGTLDLATALAPVRDGWSGTVSVEVYSFDFDYLELSKRKLDEAIRENGSESNQSS; from the coding sequence GTGAGCGGTGTTGGTAGTGGTGATGTCGGTGATAGTAGCGGCGGTGATGTCGGTGATAGTAGCGGCGGTGATGTCGGTGGTCGGGGTGTTCGGACGGGGTTCGTAACTCAGACCCACACCGGCGAGGTGACGTGGCAGAAAGCAATCGAAGAAGGTGCGAACCTTGGATTCGATTTCGCCGAACTGTATCTGGACGGCGCGACGGAGCGGACGAAACTCGACCCAGCGGCAGTCCGGTCGCTGGCGGACGAGCAGGGTATCGACCTGCTCGTCCACCTCCCGTTCGTGGACGTAGAAATCGGGTCGCCCCGGGAAGGTATCCGCGAAGCTTCGCGCGAAGAGCAGAAAGCCTGTGTCGAAACCGCGGAAGCGATGGGCGCGGAAAAAGCGGTTCTGCACGCGAGTTCCCACGCAACTCCGCCCGAGTGGACGCGGGAGGACGTGGAACCGTACCTCCTGTCCGCGATACGCGAACTGGATACGTTCGGCGAAGAACACGGCGTGGAAATCTGTGTCGAGAACCTGCCCGGAATCCTGTTTACGGTACACGATTTCGACCGGATTTTCGCGGAGACGGACGCCGCGATGACGTTCGACACGGGCCACGCGCGCGTGGACGGGATGGACGCGGAGGATATGGAATCGTTTCTGACGGCGCACGGCGACCGGATTTCCCACATCCACGTCAACGACGCCCGGGGGCCTGCTGACGAACACGTCCCGACAGGTTCCGGGACGCTGGATTTGGCGACGGCGCTCGCACCGGTTCGTGATGGTTGGTCGGGAACCGTCTCCGTCGAGGTGTACTCCTTCGACTTCGACTACCTCGAACTGAGCAAGCGAAAGTTGGACGAAGCCATCCGAGAGAATGGAAGCGAGTCGAATCAGTCGTCGTAA
- a CDS encoding HAD-IIA family hydrolase codes for MRGVILSAGIGSRLRPLTLHKPKCCVTVDGEPILARQLRAYDDAGVTNVTVIAGYLADDVKTVCERVARQRPNLDVTVRTSEVFANTDNMFSLSLAAEDVAGEEFVLSNGDVVFDPGLLETVVESDADSAVACDTGQFSEEAMKVSIDETDRLTHIDKGIPEEAAHGCSTDVYRFSADFSAMLFEEITRTIERENEYCEWTELAIDEIVRNRTHDLSVADVSQYRWVEIDDFTDLESADLLFSSLSSLESKEAVFFDLDGTVYLDDELVDDAKARIETLRESGVDVYFLTNNSSRWKDDYVQKLNSLGVECDTENLLLSTDGVIQHLQDTDDEVFVLGTTAMRDALSDHGIAVDSDDPNHVVVGFDTELTYEKAREATLGIRNGATFLLAHPDTVCPTAEGMVPDCGSIGALVERATDRNPDQIFGKPNAEMIRHVLDSNGYAPEDVVVVGDRLETDVQLAENVGCESVCVLTGDATRADVEASDINPTLVAPSVEVLDQFVSVSSEASAQRVLDEGAS; via the coding sequence ATGAGGGGGGTAATTCTGTCAGCGGGGATTGGGTCTCGACTTCGACCGCTCACGCTTCACAAGCCGAAATGTTGCGTGACCGTGGATGGCGAACCGATCCTCGCCCGACAGTTACGAGCGTACGACGATGCAGGGGTAACGAACGTTACGGTCATCGCGGGTTATCTCGCGGACGACGTAAAAACGGTCTGCGAGCGAGTCGCTCGTCAACGACCGAATCTCGACGTGACCGTCAGAACGAGCGAGGTGTTTGCCAACACGGACAACATGTTTTCCTTATCGCTCGCGGCGGAGGACGTTGCCGGAGAGGAGTTCGTTCTCAGCAACGGCGATGTCGTTTTCGACCCCGGCTTACTCGAAACGGTGGTCGAATCCGACGCCGACAGCGCGGTGGCCTGCGATACGGGACAGTTCAGCGAGGAGGCGATGAAAGTCTCGATTGACGAAACCGATCGACTCACACACATCGACAAAGGAATTCCCGAGGAGGCCGCACACGGCTGTTCGACCGACGTGTACCGATTTTCGGCCGACTTCTCGGCGATGCTGTTCGAGGAAATCACGAGAACAATCGAGCGCGAAAACGAGTACTGTGAGTGGACTGAGCTGGCAATCGACGAAATCGTCCGCAATCGAACTCACGACTTGTCGGTCGCGGACGTGAGCCAGTATCGGTGGGTCGAGATAGACGACTTCACCGATTTGGAATCCGCGGACTTGCTCTTTAGTTCGCTCTCTTCGCTCGAATCGAAGGAGGCGGTGTTTTTCGACCTCGACGGAACGGTCTATCTGGACGACGAACTCGTGGACGACGCGAAGGCGCGAATCGAAACGCTGCGCGAATCCGGCGTTGACGTGTACTTTCTCACCAACAACTCCTCACGGTGGAAAGACGACTACGTGCAAAAGCTGAACTCGCTCGGCGTAGAGTGCGATACGGAGAATTTGCTTCTTTCGACTGACGGGGTCATTCAACACCTTCAAGACACGGACGACGAGGTGTTCGTGCTGGGCACGACGGCGATGCGAGACGCCCTTTCCGACCACGGAATCGCTGTCGATTCCGACGACCCCAACCACGTCGTCGTCGGCTTCGATACGGAACTCACCTACGAGAAAGCCCGCGAAGCGACCCTCGGAATCCGAAACGGGGCGACGTTCCTCCTCGCACATCCCGATACAGTGTGCCCGACTGCGGAGGGAATGGTTCCCGACTGCGGTTCCATCGGCGCGTTGGTCGAACGCGCGACGGACAGAAACCCCGACCAAATCTTCGGCAAGCCTAACGCCGAGATGATTCGGCACGTCCTCGATTCGAACGGCTACGCGCCCGAGGACGTTGTCGTCGTCGGCGACCGACTGGAAACCGACGTGCAGTTGGCCGAAAACGTCGGCTGTGAATCCGTCTGCGTGCTGACCGGGGATGCCACTCGTGCAGATGTCGAAGCAAGCGACATCAATCCGACGCTCGTCGCGCCGAGCGTCGAGGTGCTCGACCAGTTCGTCTCCGTCTCGTCCGAAGCGAGCGCACAGCGAGTCCTCGACGAGGGTGCGTCGTGA
- a CDS encoding CDP-glycerol glycerophosphotransferase family protein — MKIGQWVPVSLKRSLVRPFAERIEKWSLALLFQWVLYVLLKRLWRFGTATGLWTRDDTRWVFGARGGGAFVDNAKYLYLHVANEQPEIRPVWLSKNRNVVRELQESGYEAYYTYSFRGLLANLRAGIVLLTQGHRDVAMPCCAGAKTVLLWHGIPLKTISWDAEFPTRPAPMQAVHEYMADEFDRLLVPSENLADVFVSGLHIDRNRMMFADYPRLDALFSDVRGSEIGGDEKLQKRIRHLSRNHHVFFYLPTFRNGPERRFSEQFDFNELDDFLGRTDTYFVVKTHPREQFDLPSNCERIVKLPEKCDVYPLLRHADTLVTDYSSIYFDYLALDRPVVFFPYDRTEYENSRGFYFDYDEITAGPVASNFDELLTALSWTLETDLEKAARRELSRKLLTDVNRTGEQSALVYSAIRRELFGVRTDGLYRIL, encoded by the coding sequence GTGAAAATCGGCCAATGGGTTCCCGTCTCGCTGAAGCGGTCACTGGTTCGGCCATTCGCCGAACGAATCGAAAAATGGTCGCTCGCACTCCTCTTTCAGTGGGTGCTGTACGTTCTGCTGAAACGGTTGTGGAGATTCGGAACTGCAACCGGACTGTGGACGCGCGACGACACCCGCTGGGTGTTTGGCGCGCGCGGCGGTGGGGCGTTCGTGGACAACGCAAAGTATCTGTATCTACACGTCGCAAACGAGCAGCCCGAGATTCGACCCGTTTGGCTCTCGAAAAACCGGAACGTTGTGCGCGAACTCCAAGAGTCCGGTTACGAGGCGTACTACACCTACTCGTTCCGTGGACTGCTGGCGAACCTTCGCGCAGGTATCGTCCTCCTCACGCAGGGGCACCGCGATGTCGCCATGCCTTGCTGTGCGGGCGCGAAGACGGTGCTGCTGTGGCACGGAATCCCGCTGAAAACGATTTCGTGGGACGCCGAATTCCCGACCCGCCCGGCACCAATGCAGGCAGTTCATGAATACATGGCCGACGAGTTCGACCGACTCCTCGTTCCGAGCGAGAACCTCGCCGACGTGTTCGTATCCGGACTGCACATCGACCGCAACCGGATGATGTTCGCGGATTATCCGCGTCTCGATGCGCTCTTTTCGGACGTTCGGGGGAGCGAAATCGGAGGGGACGAGAAATTGCAGAAACGCATTCGGCATCTCTCGCGGAACCACCACGTTTTCTTCTACCTGCCGACGTTCCGAAACGGCCCGGAACGACGGTTTTCGGAACAGTTCGATTTCAACGAACTCGACGATTTTCTGGGACGAACGGACACCTACTTCGTCGTCAAAACGCATCCGAGAGAGCAGTTCGACCTGCCGTCGAACTGCGAACGAATCGTGAAATTGCCGGAAAAATGCGACGTGTACCCGCTGCTCCGACACGCCGATACGCTCGTGACGGATTATTCGTCCATCTATTTCGATTATCTCGCCCTTGACCGACCGGTGGTTTTCTTCCCATACGACCGCACCGAGTACGAGAACTCACGAGGGTTCTACTTCGACTACGACGAAATCACGGCGGGGCCGGTCGCTTCGAACTTCGACGAACTGCTCACTGCCCTTTCGTGGACGCTCGAAACCGACTTGGAGAAAGCTGCACGACGCGAACTCTCCCGAAAGCTGTTGACCGACGTGAATCGAACTGGCGAGCAGTCTGCCCTCGTATACAGTGCGATTCGTCGGGAACTGTTCGGGGTTCGTACCGACGGACTATATAGAATACTGTGA
- the sucC gene encoding ADP-forming succinate--CoA ligase subunit beta, with translation MRLHEYQAKEVFSDAGIPTPDSALAESVDEVVEAAEGIGYPVAVKAQVHVGGRGKAGGIKLAEDRDEAEEAAESIIGMDLKGYTVEKVLVEGAVDFVNELYVGVTMDRGEGKPVAMVSTKGGVDIEAVAEETPDAIAREHIDPAFGMHPYQARKAVYDAGVDSDIAMDVASVLTTLYDLWENKDASDAEINPLMVTSDDEIVAADAVLNIDGDALFRHPDLAEMEEDSYEDDLEQMAGEYGFDYVRLDGNVGIIGNGAGLVMTTLDLVDYYGGTPANFLDIGGGAKAERVTNALDMVFSDENVDSVVFNIFGGITRGDEVAKGINEALESLDEIPKPVVVRLAGTNAEEGMEILNTDLVQVEATLEDAVQRAVENAEEEQ, from the coding sequence ATGAGGCTACACGAGTACCAGGCGAAGGAGGTGTTCTCCGACGCGGGGATTCCGACGCCCGATTCGGCACTTGCAGAGAGTGTTGACGAGGTCGTCGAAGCGGCGGAGGGCATCGGCTACCCCGTCGCGGTGAAAGCGCAGGTACATGTCGGCGGCCGCGGAAAGGCCGGGGGCATTAAACTCGCAGAAGACCGCGACGAGGCGGAAGAGGCCGCAGAATCCATCATCGGGATGGATTTGAAAGGCTACACTGTCGAGAAGGTGTTGGTCGAAGGGGCCGTCGATTTTGTCAACGAACTGTACGTTGGCGTGACGATGGATCGCGGCGAGGGCAAACCCGTCGCCATGGTGTCCACGAAAGGTGGCGTTGACATCGAAGCAGTCGCCGAGGAAACGCCCGACGCAATCGCTCGGGAACACATCGACCCGGCGTTCGGAATGCACCCGTATCAGGCCCGAAAGGCCGTGTACGACGCGGGCGTTGACAGCGACATTGCAATGGACGTTGCGAGCGTCCTCACGACGCTGTATGACCTATGGGAGAACAAGGACGCGAGCGACGCGGAGATCAACCCGCTGATGGTCACGAGCGACGACGAAATCGTCGCCGCGGACGCAGTGCTCAACATCGACGGTGACGCGCTGTTCCGCCACCCCGACCTCGCCGAGATGGAAGAGGACTCCTACGAGGACGACCTCGAACAGATGGCAGGCGAATACGGCTTCGACTACGTCCGACTCGACGGCAACGTCGGCATCATCGGCAACGGTGCCGGACTGGTCATGACGACGCTCGACCTCGTGGATTACTACGGCGGCACACCCGCCAACTTCCTCGACATCGGTGGCGGCGCGAAAGCAGAGCGCGTGACGAACGCGCTGGACATGGTGTTCTCGGACGAGAACGTCGATTCGGTCGTCTTCAACATCTTCGGCGGCATCACCCGCGGTGACGAGGTTGCCAAAGGTATCAACGAGGCACTCGAATCGTTGGACGAGATTCCGAAACCGGTCGTCGTCCGACTCGCCGGAACGAACGCCGAAGAAGGGATGGAAATCCTGAACACCGACCTCGTTCAGGTCGAAGCAACGCTCGAAGACGCGGTTCAGCGTGCCGTCGAAAACGCGGAGGAAGAACAATGA
- a CDS encoding winged helix-turn-helix transcriptional regulator — protein MPEIHLSPTDRAIVEMLQEGRCTPAYIASKNDYSRAHVRNRLHRLVELGYVARIHKGLYEIETNPIK, from the coding sequence ATGCCCGAAATCCATCTCAGTCCAACCGATCGCGCGATTGTAGAAATGCTACAAGAAGGGCGGTGTACTCCTGCCTATATCGCTTCTAAAAATGATTATAGTCGGGCACACGTTCGTAATAGACTCCACCGACTAGTGGAACTGGGATATGTCGCACGCATTCACAAGGGATTGTACGAAATTGAAACGAATCCAATTAAATAA
- the sucD gene encoding succinate--CoA ligase subunit alpha, protein MSILVDDDTRVVVQGITGGEGSFHTEQMMEYGTNVVAGAVPGKGGQEVKGVPVYDTVHEAVDEEDADASVVFVPPAFAGDAVFEALDTDLDFVVAITEGVPTQDMSKVYKRLSETDTRLLGPNCPGIITPGEAKLGILPGNIFEAGNVGLVSRSGTLTYQVVDNLTQRGIGQTTAIGIGGDPIIGTDFIDALSLFEDDPDTDAVVMCGEIGGEDEEDAAAFIAENMDTPVAGFIAGRTAPPGKRMGHAGAIVSGSGTGTAESKINALNDAGVPVGDTPEEVADNIEDFL, encoded by the coding sequence ATGAGCATTCTCGTAGACGACGACACCCGAGTAGTCGTCCAAGGTATCACTGGCGGTGAGGGCAGTTTCCACACCGAACAGATGATGGAGTACGGAACGAACGTCGTGGCCGGTGCGGTGCCCGGCAAAGGCGGGCAGGAAGTCAAAGGCGTGCCCGTCTACGACACCGTTCACGAAGCAGTCGATGAAGAAGACGCCGACGCATCGGTCGTCTTCGTTCCACCGGCGTTCGCTGGTGACGCTGTCTTCGAAGCACTCGACACCGACCTCGACTTCGTGGTCGCCATCACCGAGGGCGTCCCGACGCAGGACATGTCGAAAGTGTACAAACGACTCTCGGAAACTGACACGCGACTCCTTGGCCCGAACTGCCCCGGCATCATCACGCCCGGCGAGGCCAAACTCGGTATCCTCCCCGGCAACATCTTCGAGGCCGGAAACGTCGGCCTCGTCTCCCGTTCGGGGACGCTGACCTACCAAGTGGTCGATAACCTCACCCAGCGCGGCATCGGCCAGACCACCGCCATCGGCATCGGCGGCGACCCGATTATCGGCACGGACTTCATCGACGCTCTCTCGCTGTTCGAGGACGACCCGGACACCGACGCAGTCGTCATGTGTGGCGAAATCGGCGGCGAGGACGAAGAAGACGCCGCGGCGTTCATCGCGGAGAACATGGACACCCCCGTGGCTGGCTTCATCGCGGGTCGAACCGCCCCGCCAGGAAAGCGCATGGGTCACGCCGGTGCGATCGTCTCTGGTAGCGGAACGGGAACTGCGGAGAGCAAAATCAACGCTCTGAACGACGCGGGCGTCCCGGTCGGCGACACGCCCGAGGAAGTCGCGGACAACATCGAAGACTTCCTGTAA
- a CDS encoding glycerophosphodiester phosphodiesterase, translating into MARTSGTTERQSDVEQHSNAGQQPANPKQQPSNIEQQSATLESPVNAELATTEFEQTVDADGQSASTNDLSIIAHRGFAGVYPENTIGAVKQATAAPTGAPEMIEIDVHPTADGEIIVFHDTRLDRLTNAPETLASQRVWNLPYGDLRDVSILGTDETIPRLEAFLDAVPSEIGVNIEFKNPGTLDIRPRENLPPEDREKQTELWRPFAERVLSTLADYDHEFLISSFGEGALAAVRELDSNIPIAAVFARSIVDGFEIARRYDCDAIHPPWNMIAGTELFNDEYGSLGPYDEIDIVDLAHEEGYDVNVWTVESWYQASQLHEAGVDGIIADYPNVLRFSGR; encoded by the coding sequence ATGGCACGCACGAGCGGAACGACGGAACGACAGTCGGACGTCGAACAGCACTCGAACGCCGGACAACAACCTGCGAATCCCAAACAACAACCATCGAACATCGAACAGCAATCTGCGACTCTCGAATCGCCTGTAAACGCCGAACTGGCGACGACGGAGTTCGAACAGACCGTGGATGCAGACGGACAGTCTGCATCCACGAACGACCTCTCGATTATCGCCCACCGCGGTTTCGCGGGCGTGTATCCTGAAAACACGATTGGAGCGGTAAAACAGGCCACGGCCGCGCCGACGGGCGCACCGGAGATGATAGAAATAGACGTGCACCCGACCGCGGACGGCGAAATCATCGTCTTTCACGACACTCGTCTTGACCGGTTGACGAACGCGCCGGAAACCCTCGCAAGTCAGCGCGTCTGGAATTTACCATACGGCGACCTGCGCGACGTATCGATTCTCGGAACTGACGAAACGATTCCGCGGCTGGAAGCCTTCCTCGACGCAGTTCCGTCTGAAATCGGCGTCAACATCGAGTTCAAAAATCCCGGGACGCTCGACATTCGGCCACGCGAAAACCTCCCGCCTGAAGACCGAGAAAAACAGACGGAGTTGTGGCGTCCGTTCGCAGAGCGCGTCCTTTCGACGCTCGCCGACTACGACCACGAATTTCTCATCTCCTCGTTCGGCGAAGGTGCGCTCGCGGCGGTTCGTGAACTCGATTCGAACATCCCAATCGCCGCGGTGTTCGCCAGATCAATCGTGGACGGGTTCGAAATCGCACGCCGATACGACTGCGATGCGATTCATCCCCCATGGAACATGATTGCCGGAACCGAACTGTTCAACGACGAGTACGGTTCGCTCGGCCCTTACGACGAAATCGACATCGTCGACCTCGCACACGAGGAAGGCTACGACGTGAACGTCTGGACTGTCGAGAGTTGGTATCAGGCGAGCCAACTACACGAGGCGGGCGTGGACGGCATCATCGCGGACTATCCGAACGTTCTGCGCTTTTCCGGCCGCTGA